From Lemur catta isolate mLemCat1 chromosome 19, mLemCat1.pri, whole genome shotgun sequence, a single genomic window includes:
- the PTPRH gene encoding receptor-type tyrosine-protein phosphatase H gives MLKMHRGKVHEVKNRGLVPIATNQGHWGDLCHSPAPLSPSSPPAGLTQGGGTEAVRVTAPPSPSVTLVKGAPNPVRNLTVEARTNSSISLSWEVLEGSDTQNYTYWVQCTGDGGKNETQNTTDTRITVEGLEPGSSYAFSVWVEMDGVTSSAEHLNTSTAPNAVRNLIVEAQTNSSISLSWEVPEGPDMQNYTYWVQCTGDGGKNETQNTTSTSDTVGGLTPASLYEFSVWAEKDEVPGSRLTFVAATAPNSVRNLTEEAQTNSSISLSWEVPEGPDTQNYTYRVQCTGEGGRNETRNITDTRVTVDGLEPGSSYEFWVWVEKNGVLDSGQSLSISTVPNTVTSLSVQNQTNSSITLNWTPPEGPGDFVYTYWVSWVLEEDVTDSRTQNTSDTGITLKELNPGSLYNLTIWAERNEVRGYTRTLTVATAPNEVTDLQKRTQTNNSVTLWWKAPTDRHFGLYIYWVQWASEGHTQREQSPQGDWANQTSSTNETWYEVEDLEPGTLYNFSVWAVRNDVASSIQSLQASTAPDSVTITSCASTSGGYGVILTWSCPSGGYEAFELAVGKQQVSQDRSACGQGVPVSGLGPARSYTATITTVWDGMRAQSAPVTCHTESAGVIAGAIVGVLLFLILVGLLVFFLKRRNRRSQEKAPPEDLVLSFPGDILAKDFADYVRRNEKDGNWGFAEEYQQLALEDHGHSQMVASAPENHAKNRYRNVLPYDWSRVSLKPFRGEPGSDYINASFMPGLHSPLEFIAAQGPLPHTVGDFWRLVWEQQSHTLVMLTNCMESGRVKCEHYWPLDDQPCTYGHLQVTLVGEEVTETWAVRDLQVLQLEEQKTLSVRQFHYLAWPDHGVPHSPDPLLAFWKVLRWWLDQAVEGGPPIVHCSAGVGRTGTLIALDVLLRQLECDGLVGPFSFVKKMRESRPLMVQTEAQYIFLHQCILRFLQQSDSAPEEVMYENTANLIYENMAATQVQEVEA, from the exons GCCActgtctccctcctctcctcctgcagGGCTGActcaggggggcgggacagaagcTGTGAGAGTGactgccccacccagccccagtgTCACTCTGGTCAAGGGAG CTCCCAACCCAGTGAGGAACCTGACAGTGGAGGCTCGGACCAACAGCTCCATCTCCCTGAGCTGGGAGGTCCTCGAGGGCTCCGACACGCAGAACTACACCTACTGGGTCCAGTGCACTGGAGATGGTGGCAAAAATGAGACCCAAAACACAACAGACACCAGGATCACAGTGGAGGGACTTGAACCTGGGTCTTCGTATGCATTTTCTGTATGGGTGGAAATGGATGGAGTCACTAGCTCCGCGGAGCATCTCAATACCTCCACGG CTCCCAACGCAGTCAGAAACCTGATAGTGGAGGCTCAGACCAACAGCTCTATCTCCCTGAGCTGGGAGGTCCCCGAGGGCCCAGACATGCAGAACTACACCTACTGGGTCCAGTGCACTGGAGATGGTGGCAAAAATGAGACCCAAAACACAACAAGTACCAGTGACACAGTGGGTGGACTTACACCGGCGTCCTTGTATGAATTTTCTGTGTGGGCGGAGAAGGATGAAGTACCTGGCTCCAGGCTGACCTTCGTGGCGGCCACAG CTCCCAACTCAGTGAGGAACCTGACAGAGGAGGCTCAGACCAATAGCTCCATCTCCCTGAGCTGGGAGGTCCCCGAGGGCCCCGACACGCAGAACTACACGTACCGGGTCCAGTGCACTGGAGAAGGTGGCAGAAATGAGACCCGAAACATAACAGACACCAGGGTCACAGTGGACGGACTTGAACCCGGATCCTCATATGAATTCTGGGTGTGGGTGGAGAAGAATGGAGTGCTTGACTCCGGGCAGAGTCTTAGCATCTCCACAG TCCCCAACACAGTGACAAGTCTCAGTGTGCAAAACCAGACCAACAGCTCCATCACCTTGAACTGGACACCTCCCGAGGGCCCAGGTGATTTTGTCTACACCTACTGGGTCTCATGGGTCCTCGAGGAGGACGTGACTGACTCTAGGACCCAAAACACCTCAGACACTGGAATCACCCTAAAGGAACTGAACCCTGGGAGCCTGTACAACCTCACCATCTGGGCAGAGAGGAATGAAGTCAGAGGCTATACCAGGACCCTTACTGTAGCAACCG CTCCCAATGAGGTCACAGATCTGCAGAAAAGAACTCAGACCAACAACTCAGTCACCCTGTGGTGGAAGGCCCCCACAGACCGCCACTTTGGGCTTTACATATACTGGGTCCAGTGGGCCAGCGAGGGACACACCCAGAGGGAGCAAAGCCCCCAAGGAGATTGGGCCAACCAGACCTCCAGCACCAATGAGACTTGGTACGAGGTGGAGGACCTTGAACCTGGGACTCTGTACAACTTCAGCGTGTGGGCAGTGAGGAATGATGTAGCCAGTTCCATACAAAGCCTCCAGGCATCCACAG CCCCAGACTCGGTCACCATCACATCCTGCGCCAGCACCTCCGGGGGCTATGGGGTCATCCTGACCTGGTCCTGCCCCTCGGGGGGCTACGAGGCCTTCGAGTTGGCAGTGGGCAAGCAGCAGGTCTCCCAGGACAGGTCTGCATGTGGACAGGGCGTGCCTGTGTCGGGTCTCGGGCCGGCTCGGTCCTACACAGCCACCATCACCACCGTGTGGGACGGAATGAGGGCCCAGTCTGCCCCGGTGACCTGCCACACGGAGAGTGCAG GGGTCATTGCTGGAGCCATCGTGGGCGTCCTCCTGTTTCTCATCCTGGTGGGCCTGCTAGTGTTCTTCCTGAAGAGGAG GAATAGGAGGAGCCAAGAGAAAGCACCCCCCGAGGATCTGGTACTCAG CTTCCCAGGGGACATCCTGGCCAAGGATTTCGCTGACTACGTCAGGAGGAATGAGAAGGACGGCAACTGGGGCTTTGCAGAGGAGTACCAG caATTGGCCCTGGAGGACCACGGCCACTCTCAGATGGTGGCCTCAGCTCCAGAGAACCATGCCAAGAACCGCTACAGAAACGTGCTGCCAT ATGACTGGTCCCGGGTGTCCCTGAAGCCCTTCCGTGGGGAACCAGGCTCTGACTACATCAACGCCAGCTTCATGCCT GGTCTCCACAGCCCGCTGGAGTTCATTGCAGCCCAGGGCCCCCTGCCGCACACTGTGGGCGACTTCTGGCGCCTGGTGTGGGAACAGCAGAGCCATACCCTGGTCATGCTGACCAACTGCATGGAGTCTGGCCGG GTGAAGTGTGAGCATTATTGGCCCCTGGACGATCAGCCCTGCACCTATGGGCACCTGCAGGTGACCCTGGTGGGTGAGGAGGTGACAGAGACCTGGGCGGTGCGGGATCTACAGGTCTTGCAG CTGGAGGAGCAGAAGACCCTATCTGTGCGTCAGTTCCACTACCTGGCCTGGCCGGATCACGGTGTCCCCCACTCCCCAGACCCCTTGCTGGCCTTCTGGAAGGTGCTCCGGTGGTGGCTGGACCAGGCGGTGGAGGGAGGCCCGCCTATTGTGCATTGCAG TGCTGGCGTGGGCCGCACTGGCACCCTCATTGCCCTGGATGTCCTGCTTCGGCAGCTGGAGTGTGATGGCCTCGTAGGGCCCTTCAGCTTTGTGAAGAAGATGAGAGAAAGTCGGCCGTTGATGGTGCAGACGGAG GCCCAGTACATATTCCTGCACCAGTGCATCCTGCGGTTCCTCCAACAGTCAGACTCAGCCCCAGAGGAGGTGATGTATGAGAACACGGCAAACCTCATCTACGAGAACATGGCCGCCACCCAGGTCCAGGAGGTGGAGGCATAA